The Panicum hallii strain FIL2 chromosome 9, PHallii_v3.1, whole genome shotgun sequence genome has a window encoding:
- the LOC112877500 gene encoding probable plastid-lipid-associated protein 3, chloroplastic, whose amino-acid sequence MAPLFAAASHASALPLFSPDPAAAHRVGGTLRSRTSTLRLRRPPGATGRGRGRGRGNVPGEWSERSPPGAPAQPDPPVDDDEWGRDAEENNSRPIVADEWGEPGEPEPEPPSAADPPSPAADDEWGKEPAPPPPAEEEVDEQAERREELKRCLVDTVYGSELGFRASTETRGEVVELVTQLEANNPTPAPVEAPDLLDGNWILIYTAYSELLPILAAGATPFVKVKQISQGIDSKSMTIVNGSTLTTPFASFSFSATASFEVQSPSRIEVQFKEGSFQPPVISSSVDLPEQVDIFGQKISLGPVQQALNPLQQAFASIAGSISGQPPLKVSIPGNNRGRSWLLTTYLDKDLRISRGDGGLFILAKEGSPLLNQL is encoded by the exons ATGGCTCCCCTCTTCGCCGCCGCGTCCCACGCGTCCGccctccccctcttctccccggACCCCGCTGCCGCCCACCGGGTCGGCGGCACCCTCAGGTCCCGCACCTCCACCCTCCGCCTCCGGCGGCCCCCGGGGGCCACcgggcgcggccgcggccgcggccgcgggaaTGTCCCCGGCGAGTGGAGCGAGCGCTCCCCGCCGGGGGCCCCCGCGCAGCCCGACCCGCCCGTCGACGACGACGAGTGGGGCCGCGACGCCGAAGAGAACAACTCGCGCCCCATCGTCGCCGACGAGTGGGGCGAGCCGGGggagcccgagcccgagccgcccTCGGCCGCGGACCCGCCTAGCCCGGCCGCCGACGACGAGTGGGGGAAggagcccgcgccgccgccgcccgcggaggaggaggtggacgaGCAGGcggagaggagggaggagcTGAAGCGGTGCCTGGTGGACACGGTGTACGGCTCCGAGCTCGGGTTCCGGGCGTCCACGGAGACCAGGGGGGAGGTCGTCGAGCTCGTTACCCAGCTCGAGGCGAACAACCCCACGCCCGCACCCGTCGAGGCGCCGGATCTCCTCGACGGCAACTGGATCCTCAT ATATACAGCATATTCTGAGCTGCTGCCTATTCTAGCTGCTGGGGCAACACCTTTTGTGAAAGTAAAGCAGATATCCCAAGGAATTGACTCTAAAAGCATGACAATTGTCAATGGTTCAACCCTTACAACTCCATTTGCGTCATTTTCATTCAGTGCAACTGCCTCTTTTGAGGTTCAAAGTCCATCGAGGATAGAG GTCCAATTTAAGGAGGGGAGCTTTCAGCCTCCAGTGATATCATCATCGGTGGATCTACCTGAACAGGTTGACATATTCGGGCAGAAGATCAGCCTGGGCCCAGTCCAGCAGGCGCTGAACCCGTTGCAGCAAGCATTTGCTAGCATTGCTGGCTCCATTTCTGGGCAGCCACCCCTCAAGGTATCTATTCCTGGCAACAATAGAGGCCGGTCATGGCTGCTGACAACCTACCTGGACAAAGACTTGAGGATCTCAAGAGGTGATGGAGGCTTGTTCATTCTTGCAAAAGAGGGGAGCCCTTTGCTAAATCAATTGTAA
- the LOC112878072 gene encoding homeobox-leucine zipper protein ROC3 — MFGDCQVLSSMAAMAGASSSADALFIPNPGALAGFMSSSAAAMPFHHFTTTTASLIPKEEGGIMGALQAAKDEDMELEMDMELSGGSGSGHLDGLLSFADVDDDRPEQKPQHSGLELQTVDAAGNQQLATNNGKKKRYHRHTAHQIQQMEALFKECPHPDDKQRLKLSQELGLKPRQVKFWFQNRRTQMKAQQDRADNVLLRAENESLKSENYRLQAAIRNVVCPNCGHAAVLGEMSYEEQQLRIENARLKDELDRLACMATRYGGGRQPSMSSALGCLSAPPPLLMPPLDLDMSVYSRHFTDQSSVMGCGDLIQSVLAPPQQIAGGAEHHAASSYMGSMAPVPEQDRQLVLDLAATAADTLAKMCRAGEPLWVRCRGASSEVMVADEHAQMFSWPVDGGKQGGGSAAAARTEGSRDSAVVIMNSITLVDAFLDANKWMELFPSIVSKARTIQVINHGAASGHLGSGSLVLMQAEVQFPSPLVPAREVVFFRHCVHNAEEGTWSVVDFPAEGFQLEALQTSSVVKCRRRPSGCIIQDMPNGYSRVVWVEHMEMVGEEKPLHQVFKDYVAKGTAFGATRWVSLLQRQCERLASELARNIADLGVIRTPEARTNMMKLSQRMITTFCANISASGSQSWTSLSESTEDTIRVTTRKNTDPGQPSGVILTAVSTSWLPFSHQRVFELLADEQQRCQLEILSNGGSLHEVAHIANGSHPRNCISLLRINAASNSSQNVELLLQESSTHPNGGSLVVFATVDVDAIQVTMSGEDPSYIPLLPLGFAIFPATNPLPAATSASSGNGESSPGKPDEPASGCLLTVGMQVLASAVPSAKLNLSSVTAINSHVCNAIHQITTALKGAGASRAEPAAAGGSD, encoded by the exons ATGTTTGGGGACTGCCAGGTCCTGTCCTCGATGGCCGCCATGGCCGGGGCCTCCTCATCAGCGGACGCGCTCTTCATCCCCAACCCGGGCGCGCTCGCCGGCTTCAtgtcctcctccgccgccgccatgccgtTCCACCActtcaccaccaccaccgcctcccTAATACCT AAGGAGGAAGGCGGCATCATGGGCGCGCTCCAAGCGGCCAAGGACGAGGACATGGAGCTGGAGATGGACATGGAGCTCAGCGGCGGCTCCGGCAGCGGCCACCTGGACGGCCTCCTCAGCTTCGCGGACGTGGACGACGACCGGCCCGAGCAGAAGCCGCAGCACAGCGGCCTCGAACTCCAGACGGTGGACGCCGCCGGGAATCAGCAGCTGGCCACCAACAACGGCAAGAAGAAGCGGTACCACCGCCACACCGCGCACCAGATCCAGCAGATGGAAGC GCTGTTCAAGGAGTGCCCGCACCCGGACGACAAGCAGCGGCTGAAGCTGAGCCAGGAGCTGGGGCTCAAGCCCCGGCAGGTCAAGTTCTGGTTCCAGAACCGGCGCACGCAGATGAAGGCGCAGCAGGACCGCGCCGACAACGTGCTCCTCCGCGCCGAGAACGAGAGCCTCAAGAGCGAGAACTACCGCCTGCAGGCCGCCATCCGCAACGTCGTCTGCCCCAACTGCGGCCACGCCGCCGTCCTTGGCGAGATGTCCTACGAGGAGCAGCAGCTCCGCATCGAGAACGCCAGGCTCAAGGACGAG CTCGACCGCCTGGCGTGCATGGCGACCCggtacggcggcggccgccAGCCGAGCATGTCGTCCGCGCTGGGCTGCttatcggcgccgccgccgttgctcaTGCCGCCGCTCGACCTTGACATGAGCGTCTACTCTCGCCATTTCACGGACCAGTCTTCTGTCATGGGCTGCGGCGATCTCATCCAGTCCGtcctcgcgccgccgcagcagatcgccggcggcgccgagcaCCATGCCGCGTCGTCGTACATGGGCTCCATGGCGCCTGTCCCGGAGCAGGACAGGCAGCTGGTTCTCGACCTCGCAGCCACGGCGGCCGACACCCTCGCCAAGATGTGCCGCGCCGGCGAGCCGCTCTGGGTACGCTGCCGCGGCGCGAGCTCCGAGGTCATGGTGGCCGATGAGCACGCGCAGATGTTCAGCTGGCCAGTCGACGGCGGAAAGCAGGGCGGAGgctccgcggccgccgccaggACTGAGGGTTCAAGGGACAGCGCCGTTGTTATCATGAACAGCATCACGCTAGTGGATGCCTTCCTCGATGCA AACAAGTGGATGGAGCTGTTCCCTTCGATCGTGTCCAAGGCAAGAACCATTCAGGTCATAAACCATGGAGCTGCTTCTGGCCATCTGGGCAGTGGATCTCTTGTCTTG ATGCAGGCGGAGGTGCAGTTCCCGTCTCCTCTGGTGCCGGCGCGGGAGGTGGTGTTCTTCCGCCATTGCGTGCATAACGCCGAAGAGGGGACCTGGTCCGTCGTCGATTTCCCCGCAGAGGGCTTTCAGCTGGAGGCGCTGCAGACTTCATCAGTGGTCAAATGCCGGAGGCGCCCCTCTGGTTGCATCATCCAGGACATGCCCAATGGCTACTCAAGG GTGGTGTGGGTGGAGCATATGGAGATGGTTGGGGAGGAGAAGCCGCTGCACCAGGTGTTCAAGGACTATGTCGCCAAAGGCACTGCCTTCGGTGCCACACGCTGGGTCTCCCTGCTTCAGCGCCAGTGTGAGCGCCTTGCCAGTGAGCTTGCTCGCAACATTGCCGACCTCGGAG TGATCCGCACCCCAGAGGCAAGAACAAATATGATGAAGCTGTCGCAACGGATGATCACTACTTTCTGTGCCAATATCAGTGCTTCTGGGAGTCAATCTTGGACATCTCTCTCAGAGTCTACAGAGGACACGATCAGGGTCACTACGCGTAAGAACACTGATCCAGGGCAGCCCAGTGGTGTCATACTGACTGCTGTCTCCACCAGTTGGCTTCCTTTCAGCCATCAGCGGGTCTTCGAGCTTCTTGCTGATGAACAACAACGCTGTCAG CTTGAGATTTTGTCAAACGGAGGCTCACTTCATGAAGTGGCACACATTGCAAATGGATCACACCCAAGAAATTGCATTTCACTTCTTCGAATTAAT GCTGCAAGCAACTCATCACAGAATGTGGAGCTCCTGCTGCAGGAGAGCAGCACCCACCCTAATGGCGGGAGTCTTGTGGTGTTTGCAACTGTGGATGTGGATGCCATCCAAGTGACAATGAGCGGCGAGGACCCTTCCTATATCCCTCTCCTCCCCCTGGGTTTTGCCATCTTCCCAGCAACCAACCCTTTGCCTGCAGCAACCAGCGCAAGCTCTGGCAATGGCGAAAGCAGCCCAGGTAAACCAGATGAGCCTGCCAGTGGCTGCCTCCTCACCGTTGGCATGCAGGTGCTAGCCAGTGCGGTGCCCTCAGCCAAGCTGAACCTCTCAAGCGTCACGGCTATCAACAGCCATGTCTGCAATGCCATCCACCAGATTACAACCGCGCTGAAGGGTGCTGGAGCGAGCAGGGCTGAGCCGGCAGCTGCGGGCGGCTCGGACTAG